The following DNA comes from Desulfurispora thermophila DSM 16022.
GTTGGCTCCTGCTTTGAGCATGGCCGCTGTAGCCAGCGCATTGGTTCCCAGGGCCAGGATATCACATTCTTCCGGCAACTGGCGGCGCAATTTGTCCACAATGTGTTTACCGATACCGCCGCCCTGTCCATCCACAACTGCTATCCGCATTTGGACTCATCCCTTTAGCCCGGATCTTGTTGTATATTAATTAATTCTAACCCTTAGCCGCGCTTACCTGCTTCTAAACAGGATATTTTTTCTTTATCTACATGCTATCCAGTCATTGGGTCGCGGGAACCGGCAAACAAAAACCGGCCAGATTTCTGCCGGTTGATGTATATAAAATTAATATCCTGTCGCATCTTCCAATATTTTGAAAATATCCCCAGCCTGTGCATAAACCTGTGGATATTTTTTCATTTTGCTGAATCATGTTGTCCATCCAATCCCAGACGGGATTTCAGCTCCATAATTTGCCTGTTTTTACACAAGAGCCAGCGCGCATAGCGATAATTAGTCAGGTGCAACCGCTTATTCTCTTTCTCCAGCCGCGATAAGCAAAAATTTTTTTCCTTCTCCAGTTTTTCCACCAAGTTCATGAGCACCCGCCGGGATAGGCGCAGCTGTTCAATTTTTTCTTCCAGTTCCTGCACACGGCGCTTGAAATAAACCAGCTCCTGCTGTTCGCCCACCAGCATCACCCCTGCCCTGTAGATTGCCAGCTTTATCTAAAATATATGCCATTGGGACAGGGAATAGAATTTTCCATACCACTAAGCTGTGAAATCATAGCAACTGCTGATGCGCTGCACGGCTTCCTCCAGCAAACCGTCATCCTGCACCATGGCTATACGCACATAACCCTGGCCACAACTCCCAAAAGCCGTGCCGGGGATAACAATAACGCCCGTTCTCTCCAAAAGTTCCAGGGCAAACTGGCGGCTATCGCTGTAACCCGGCGGCAGAGGGGCCCAGATAAACATGGAAGCCCGGGGCTTGGGCATCTGCCAGCCAATCCTGGCCAGCCCGTCCACCAGAATATCCCGCCGCCGCTGATAAGTGCGGGCATTTTCCACCACGCAGTCCTGCGGCCCGGTGAGGGCGGCTATACCCGCCTCCTGCACCACCTGAAAAACTCCATAGTCGATGTTGGATTTAAGGCGGGCCAGCACCTCGATCACCGCTGGATTGCCCACGGCAAAGCCAATCCGGCACCCGGCCATATTGTAGGTCTTGGACAAAGAGTAAAACTCAATGCCCACCTCTTTGGCCCCCGGCGCCTGGAGAAAGCTCACAGGCCGGTAACCGTCGTAGGCCAACTCGCAGTAGGCTATGTCATGGCAAACCAGCACATCGTACTGCCGGGCAAAATCCACCACCCTGGTAAAAAACTCCAGGCCGGCCACCGCCGCCACCGGGTTGTTGGGATAGTTGATCCAGAGCAGTTTGGCCCGCCGGGCTATATCAGGTGGAATGGAATCCAAATCGGGTAAAAAGTTGTTTTCCGCCCGCAGGGGCAGGGGATGGATTTCCCCGCCGGCCAGTCCTATGCCGCAGGCATAGATGGGATAACCGGGATCAGGGACCAGGGCTATATCACCCGGGTCGATATAGGCCATGGCAATGTGGGCCAGGCCGTCCTGCGATCCCATCAACACCAGCACTTCGCTGGCCGGATCCAGTTGCACACCGAAGCGCTGCCGGTACCAGCCGGCCACCGCCTGATAAAGCCGCGGCATGCCCTCCAGCGGATAGCGGTAATTCTGCGGGTTGTCCAGCGCCCGGTGCATGGCCTGCACAATGTGTGGTGCCGGCGGGCGATCCGGCGTTCCCACACCCAGATTAATCACCTTCATACCCCGGGCCTCTACCTGGCGCTTGAGCAC
Coding sequences within:
- a CDS encoding LL-diaminopimelate aminotransferase → MQAAKRVASLCAAVFNEMEVLKRQVEARGMKVINLGVGTPDRPPAPHIVQAMHRALDNPQNYRYPLEGMPRLYQAVAGWYRQRFGVQLDPASEVLVLMGSQDGLAHIAMAYIDPGDIALVPDPGYPIYACGIGLAGGEIHPLPLRAENNFLPDLDSIPPDIARRAKLLWINYPNNPVAAVAGLEFFTRVVDFARQYDVLVCHDIAYCELAYDGYRPVSFLQAPGAKEVGIEFYSLSKTYNMAGCRIGFAVGNPAVIEVLARLKSNIDYGVFQVVQEAGIAALTGPQDCVVENARTYQRRRDILVDGLARIGWQMPKPRASMFIWAPLPPGYSDSRQFALELLERTGVIVIPGTAFGSCGQGYVRIAMVQDDGLLEEAVQRISSCYDFTA